Proteins from one Cryptomeria japonica chromosome 4, Sugi_1.0, whole genome shotgun sequence genomic window:
- the LOC131033129 gene encoding uncharacterized protein LOC131033129, which translates to MDAGISHSLSGVLQDYARLISVEWIVWILLLISMTLQIVLVVLGARRYMSSCGIFHFVVWGAYISADAVAISALGTMMYSVRSGIYGIWAPVLLLHLGGPDAITAYSTADNELWLRHGFNMVYQVLVAVYVIYSSALEGHALVSAILLLVVGAAKYAERTLALWYASDFQIVMSCLPISKYIKEKNVVQDRGYVIMGEKQLHRMIEKEGGKSSMQGKDMEAGLQAASLEGRDIEIEPEAPQQEGRDREAGLQATSLEGRNKEKGLEVPLLKGRGIVTVEDLRNANIKVGGDYNLCLSHALYKMYMRRFVSLYFDEGDWKETKALWGELTGKEAFRIAEMELKFIYDVLFSKGSGIAFSRFGIVMRLLNCILMGVAGFLILRSQREAQWLVTYIVISVAVVVEVFQFCRILTSDWTRVRLICAHVEETAHTPFPNTVKWRRIKLMLIKTAVLALGKVQKFVGGDRYWSNGIHQHCLIRTCHNRSRFMWKMTKSIPKADNFIVSWHIHKVPAEEELRNFIFNILKRMCSPESDSETCRDGIYNFEEDLLKEEPEIRGIMSSHENLEEVILIWHIATTMCDTRRESSEEIENVRSSRILSRYCAYLLVSRSRLLPVHPAMANITYMQLVEQLMGKKYYGKDPAQLLDCKDSSVLGSGAKLACELLEKGEDERWKLLAEYWGGLVIYMAAYNKATFHAECLACGGEFLSQVWVLLGHLGCGEQSDSAVRKKIERSMEPERLERKRLLERLERLERERLEWLLERERERLEQDQLLDEKRLLREELEWELVLVRDQLLDEKRLLREELERELVLEREGLLRERREREGLEREREGLLRERLERD; encoded by the coding sequence ATGGACGCAGGAATTAGCCATTCACTGTCGGGTGTCTTGCAAGATTATGCGCGGCTGATTTCAGTGGAATGGATTGTATGGATTCTTCTACTCATTAGCATGACGTTGCAGATTGTTTTGGTTGTTCTTGGTGCGCGCAGATATATGAGTTCATGTGGAATTTTTCACTTTGTGGTGTGGGGAGCTTACATTTCTGCGGATGCTGTGGCCATATCTGCACTTGGAACCATGATGTATAGTGTTCGGAGTGGGATATATGGAATATGGGCTCCAGTGTTACTGCTGCATTTGGGGGGACCTGATGCCATAACTGCCTATTCCACGGCTGATAATGAGCTATGGTTGAGACATGGATTCAATATGGTCTATCAAGTTTTAGTGGCAGTGTATGTTATTTATTCATCAGCATTGGAAGGCCACGCATTGGTTTCTGCCATCCTTCTGCTGGTTGTAGGAGCCGCCAAGTATGCAGAGAGGACGCTTGCTTTGTGGTACGCTAGCGATTTTCAAATTGTCATGTCATGTCTGCCAATTTCAAAATATATAAAGGAAAAAAATGTTGTACAAGATCGTGGGTATGTCATTATGGGAGAGAAGCAACTGCACAGAATGATCGAAAAAGAGGGGGGAAAATCTTCAATGCAAGGAAAAGATATGGAAGCAGGGCTCCAGGCGGCTTCACTGGAAGGAAGAGATATAGAAATAGAACCAGAGGCACCACAACAggaaggaagagatagagaagcaGGGCTCCAGGCGACTTCACTggaaggaagaaataaagaaaaagggcTAGAGGTGCCTCTATTGAAAGGAAGAGGGATAGTAACTGTTGAGGATCTCAGGAACGCTAATATAAAAGTCGGTGGGGACTACAATCTCTGCCTTTCCCATGCGTTGTACAAAATGTATATGCGTAGGTttgtaagtttgtattttgatgaAGGGGATTGGAAGGAGACAAAAGCTTTATGGGGTGAGCTTACTGGAAAAGAAGCATTTAGAATTGCAGAGATGGAATTGAAATTCATATACGATGTGCTCTTCTCCAAGGGAAGCGGCATAGCCTTCAGTAGATTTGGGATAGTAATGCGCCTTCTGAACTGCATTCTCATGGGAGTGGCAGGGTTTCTGATACTTAGATCACAAAGAGAAGCACAGTGGCTGGTGACATACATTGTGATTTCAGTGGCTGTTGTGGTGGAGGTGTTTCAGTTCTGCCGAATTCTGACATCAGACTGGACACGTGTCCGCTTGATTTGTGCCCACGTTGAGGAAACTGCACATACCCCCTTCCCGAACACTGTTAAGTGGCGCAGAATCAAGTTGATGTTGATAAAGACTGCAGTGCTTGCGCTGGGCAAGGTTCAGAAATTTGTTGGAGGAGATAGATACTGGAGCAATGGAATTCACCAGCACTGTCTAATAAGGACTTGCCATAATAGGTCTCGTTTCATGTGGAAGATGACTAAATCCATCCCAAAGGCAGACAATTTTATTGTAAGCTGGCACATCCACAAAGTGCCTGCCGAAGAGGAGCTTAGAAACTTCATTTTTAACATCCTAAAACGGATGTGTTCTCCGGAGAGTGATAGCGAAACATGCAGAGATGGAATTTACAACTTTGAGGAGGATTTGCTCAAAGAGGAACCAGAAATCAGAGGTATCATGTCGTCGCACGAGAATCTGGAGGAGGTCATTCTGATATGGCATATAGCTACCACAATGTGCGACACCCGAAGAGAATCATCCGAAGAGATCGAGAATGTACGGTCGAGTAGAATACTGTCGAGGTACTGTGCATACCTTCTAGTGTCACGCTCCCGTCTTTTGCCCGTCCACCCGGCTATGGCAAACATTACATACATGCAACTTGTGGAGCAACTTATGGGGAAGAAATATTATGGTAAAGACCCTGCACAACTGTTGGACTGCAAGGACAGCAGTGTACTTGGCTCTGGGGCAAAACTAGCCTGCGAGCTGCTAGAAAAAGGAGAAGATGAAAGGTGGAAGTTATTGGCGGAGTACTGGGGTGGATTGGTGATATACATGGCGGCGTACAATAAGGCAACGTTTCATGCGGAGTGCCTGGCTTGTGGAGGGGAATTTCTGAGTCAAGTGTGGGTTTTACTGGGTCATTTGGGATGTGGAGAACAGTCTGACTCTGCCGTAAGAAAGAAGATTGAGAGGTCCATGGAACCAGAACGGCTGGAACGGAAACGGCTGCTGGAACGGCTGGAACGGCTGGAACGGGAACGGCTGGAATGGCTGCTGGAACGGGAACGGGAACGGCTGGAACAGGACCAGCTGCTGGATGAGAAACGACTGCTACGGGAAGAGCTGGAATGGGAGCTGGTACTGGTACGGGACCAGCTGTTGGATGAGAAACGGCTGCTACGGGAAGAGCTGGAACGGGAGCTGGTACTGGAACGGGAAGGGCTGCTACGGGAACGGCGGGAACGGGAAGGGCTGGAACGGGAACGGGAAGGGCTGCTACGGGAACGGCTGGAACGGGACTAG